In Thermomonas paludicola, the following are encoded in one genomic region:
- the xseA gene encoding exodeoxyribonuclease VII large subunit, with translation MFASDHVLTPSQLNTLARDLLEGTFSQVLVEGEIGNLSRPASGHLYFTLKDARAQVRCALFKPKSQWLRFAPREGLRVQARGRLTLYEARGDYQLVLDTMEEAGEGALRQALEALKARLAKEGLFDAGRKRALPGFVRRLAVLTSPSGAVIRDITSVLRRRFPLLEVELLPVPVQGEGAAAQIKAMLQRADACGRYDAILLARGGGSLEDLWAFNDEALARAIAASTTPVVSAIGHETDFSLSDFAADLRAPTPSAAAELLVPDAAALSARLAGLQRQLLSLQANALRQRMQHLDRSFLRLHALRPQARLAMLAQRAAQARLRLDHVMQQCLERARGVLRHADATLRAHHPRQRLQRQRERLLALENRPQILMAQRLQRDAQHLRGLARSLHAISPLATVARGYAILQQDDGRVVRSVDDVAPGDAVRARLRDGELQLRVLEPRASE, from the coding sequence ATGTTCGCCTCTGACCACGTGCTCACTCCCAGCCAACTGAACACGCTCGCCCGCGATCTGCTGGAAGGCACGTTTTCGCAGGTGCTGGTGGAAGGCGAGATCGGCAATCTGTCGCGCCCGGCATCCGGGCATCTGTATTTCACCCTCAAGGACGCACGCGCGCAGGTGCGTTGCGCGCTGTTCAAGCCAAAGAGCCAATGGCTGCGTTTCGCGCCACGCGAGGGGCTGCGGGTGCAGGCGCGCGGTCGGCTGACCCTGTACGAAGCCCGTGGCGATTACCAGCTGGTGCTGGACACCATGGAGGAGGCCGGCGAAGGCGCCCTGCGCCAGGCCCTTGAGGCATTGAAGGCAAGACTGGCCAAGGAGGGCTTGTTCGATGCCGGGCGCAAGCGCGCCCTGCCCGGCTTCGTGCGCCGGCTGGCGGTGCTGACGTCGCCCTCGGGCGCGGTGATCCGCGACATCACCAGCGTGTTGCGCCGCCGTTTCCCGCTGCTCGAGGTGGAATTGCTGCCGGTGCCCGTACAAGGCGAAGGCGCTGCGGCGCAGATCAAGGCCATGCTGCAACGCGCTGATGCCTGCGGTCGCTACGATGCCATCCTGCTGGCGCGCGGCGGCGGCTCGTTGGAAGACCTGTGGGCGTTCAATGACGAGGCGCTGGCAAGGGCCATCGCCGCCAGCACCACGCCGGTCGTGTCTGCCATCGGCCACGAAACCGATTTCTCGCTGTCCGATTTCGCCGCCGACCTGCGCGCGCCCACCCCCTCGGCGGCCGCCGAACTGCTGGTGCCGGATGCCGCCGCCCTGTCCGCACGCCTTGCCGGGCTGCAGCGGCAACTGCTGTCGCTGCAGGCCAATGCACTGCGCCAACGCATGCAGCATCTGGATCGCAGTTTCCTGCGCCTGCACGCACTGCGCCCGCAGGCCCGGCTGGCGATGCTCGCGCAGCGCGCCGCGCAGGCCCGGCTGCGCCTGGATCACGTCATGCAGCAGTGCTTGGAGCGGGCTCGCGGAGTCCTGCGCCATGCCGATGCAACCCTGCGCGCCCATCATCCGCGACAACGCCTGCAGCGCCAGCGCGAACGCTTGTTGGCGCTGGAAAACCGCCCGCAGATCTTGATGGCGCAGCGCTTGCAGCGCGACGCGCAGCACCTGCGCGGGCTGGCGCGCTCACTGCATGCCATCAGTCCACTGGCGACCGTGGCGCGTGGCTACGCCATCCTGCAGCAGGACGACGGGCGCGTGGTCCGCAGCGTCGACGATGTTGCCCCCGGAGATGCCGTTCGCGCCCGGCTTCGGGATGGTGAACTGCAGCTGCGCGTGCTTGAACCCCGCGCCAGCGAGTAG
- the ispG gene encoding flavodoxin-dependent (E)-4-hydroxy-3-methylbut-2-enyl-diphosphate synthase, with the protein MNPAHRDTSPVHTPFGPLPRRITRQVEIGGVKVGGGAPVVVQSMTNTDTADVAGTARQVAELWRAGSELVRVTVNNAESAAAVPRIVEKLAMMGVNVPIIGDFHYNGHTLLGNEPACAQALAKYRINPGNVGFGKKKDTQFAQLIEFAIQYGKPVRIGANWGSLDQALAVRLMDENARRATPWDAGRVMREALILSALESAQRAVELGLPAERILLSAKVSGVQELVAVYRDLALRSDFALHLGLTEAGIGSKGIVASSAALGVLLQEGIGDTIRISLTPEPGASRTQEVIVAQELLQTMGLRAFTPMVTACPGCGRTTSEFFQELAKVVQEHVRARMPQWKISHPGAENMTLAVMGCVVNGPGESRHANIGISLPGTGEAPSAPVFVDGEKTVTLRGDNIAHDFIGLIDGYVETHYRARAGG; encoded by the coding sequence ATGAACCCAGCCCATCGCGACACTTCCCCGGTGCACACCCCGTTTGGCCCGCTTCCCCGGCGCATCACCCGCCAGGTCGAGATTGGCGGGGTGAAGGTGGGCGGCGGCGCACCGGTGGTGGTGCAGTCGATGACCAATACCGATACCGCCGACGTGGCGGGGACGGCCAGGCAGGTCGCCGAGCTGTGGCGCGCCGGATCCGAGCTGGTGCGGGTGACGGTGAACAATGCCGAATCCGCGGCGGCGGTGCCGCGCATCGTCGAGAAGCTGGCGATGATGGGCGTGAACGTGCCGATCATCGGTGACTTCCACTACAACGGGCATACCCTGCTGGGCAACGAGCCGGCGTGTGCCCAGGCGCTGGCCAAGTACCGGATCAATCCCGGCAACGTCGGCTTCGGCAAGAAGAAGGACACCCAGTTCGCGCAACTGATCGAGTTTGCGATCCAGTACGGCAAGCCGGTACGGATCGGTGCCAACTGGGGCTCGCTGGACCAGGCACTGGCGGTGCGGCTGATGGACGAAAACGCCCGGCGCGCCACGCCCTGGGATGCCGGCCGGGTGATGCGCGAGGCGCTGATCCTGTCGGCGCTGGAGTCGGCGCAGCGTGCGGTGGAGCTGGGCCTGCCGGCCGAGCGCATCCTGCTCAGCGCCAAGGTCAGCGGCGTGCAGGAGTTGGTCGCCGTGTATCGCGACCTGGCGCTGCGCAGCGATTTCGCCCTGCATCTCGGCCTCACCGAAGCCGGCATCGGCAGCAAGGGAATCGTGGCGTCCAGCGCGGCATTGGGCGTGCTGCTGCAGGAAGGCATTGGCGACACCATCCGCATTTCGCTGACGCCGGAGCCCGGCGCGTCGCGCACGCAGGAGGTGATCGTGGCGCAGGAGCTGCTGCAGACCATGGGCCTGCGCGCGTTCACGCCGATGGTCACCGCGTGTCCCGGCTGCGGCCGCACCACCTCGGAGTTTTTCCAGGAGCTGGCGAAGGTGGTGCAGGAGCACGTGCGCGCAAGGATGCCCCAGTGGAAGATCAGCCATCCCGGTGCCGAAAACATGACGCTGGCGGTGATGGGTTGCGTGGTCAACGGGCCCGGCGAATCGCGCCACGCCAACATCGGCATCTCGCTGCCCGGCACCGGCGAAGCGCCCTCCGCGCCGGTGTTCGTGGATGGCGAGAAAACCGTGACCCTGCGCGGCGACAACATCGCGCACGACTTCATCGGCCTGATCGATGGGTACGTGGAAACGCATTACCGCGCTCGCGCCGGGGGATGA
- a CDS encoding RNA polymerase sigma factor, with amino-acid sequence MIAWTAGDAGAFEQLYGRHRLKLYRYLLRQLRDNALADELFQDVWQRVIAARAGWSVPEKAGGAGFATWLYTIAHHRLGDHWRSLKYRPPAPADADERLARLADASTPERALSEFECRRQLQLALDGLPQEQRDVLLLRLEQELTLEEIGEVTGVGRETVKSRLRYAMDKLRARLSP; translated from the coding sequence ATGATTGCCTGGACAGCCGGCGATGCGGGCGCGTTCGAGCAGTTGTATGGCCGCCATCGGCTGAAGCTGTATCGTTACCTGCTGCGCCAACTCCGCGACAATGCTCTGGCCGACGAACTGTTCCAGGACGTGTGGCAGCGGGTCATCGCCGCCCGTGCCGGCTGGTCCGTGCCGGAAAAAGCCGGGGGTGCCGGTTTCGCCACCTGGCTGTACACCATCGCCCACCATCGACTGGGCGATCACTGGCGCAGCCTCAAATACCGCCCGCCCGCGCCCGCCGATGCCGATGAACGACTGGCGCGGCTGGCCGATGCCAGCACCCCCGAGCGCGCGCTGTCGGAATTCGAATGCCGCCGCCAGTTGCAGTTGGCGTTGGACGGGCTGCCGCAGGAACAGCGCGACGTGCTGCTGCTGCGGCTGGAACAGGAGCTCACCCTGGAGGAGATCGGCGAGGTGACCGGCGTCGGCCGGGAAACCGTGAAGTCGCGCCTGCGCTATGCGATGGACAAGCTGCGTGCGAGGCTGTCGCCGTGA
- a CDS encoding ABC transporter transmembrane domain-containing protein, which produces MNSPTPAPAKAPIGSLRALWPFIRLHSGLFGAWLVALACSSTATLSLPVAFRQMIDHGFSSGANIDRTFAFVLAVILALALATAARYFFVTLLGERVVADLRTQLYAHLLELDAGFYDRNRSGELVSRLTADAELLRSVIASSMSVALRSSVTVIGSMVMLFVTSPKLAAWALLGIPLAVAPIIIGARRIQKVSRASQDRIADANALATESLGAVRTVQAHSREAWEGTRYAKAMDSAVGTARKRIGAQAIVTAVAISLIFGAVILVLWSGAHDVIGGRLSAGALGQFVMYALIGGGSVGALAEVWNELQKAAGGMGRIHELLQEHPAITAPAQPAALSMPVRGEIVFDNVSFHYPQRPDAPALEGFSLHVRPGETVALVGPSGAGKSTVFSMLLRFHDPQTGHIALDGIDIRTLDPARLREAIAMVPQAPSLFAASAADNIRYGRLNASDEDVRRAADSAEASEFLDALPDGFASELGERGTRLSGGQQQRIAIARALLKDAPVLLLDEATSALDAQSERAIQQALENLMIGRTTLVVAHRLATVLKADRIVVMDHGRIIAEGTHAELLAQGGLYAELAKLQFLD; this is translated from the coding sequence ATGAATTCCCCCACCCCGGCGCCGGCCAAGGCGCCCATCGGTTCCCTGCGTGCCTTGTGGCCGTTCATCCGCCTGCATTCAGGCCTGTTCGGCGCCTGGCTGGTCGCATTGGCCTGCTCGTCCACGGCCACCCTCAGCCTGCCAGTGGCTTTCCGGCAGATGATCGACCACGGCTTCAGCAGCGGCGCCAATATCGACCGGACCTTCGCGTTCGTACTGGCGGTCATCCTGGCGCTGGCGCTGGCCACTGCCGCCCGCTACTTCTTCGTCACCCTGCTCGGCGAGCGCGTGGTGGCCGACTTGCGCACCCAGCTGTACGCCCACTTGCTGGAACTGGACGCCGGCTTCTATGACCGCAACCGCAGCGGCGAACTGGTCTCGCGCCTGACCGCCGACGCCGAGCTGTTGCGCAGCGTCATCGCCTCCAGCATGTCGGTGGCCCTGCGCAGCAGCGTGACCGTCATCGGCTCGATGGTGATGCTGTTCGTCACCAGTCCCAAGCTGGCTGCCTGGGCACTGCTGGGAATCCCGCTGGCGGTGGCCCCCATCATCATCGGCGCGCGGCGCATCCAGAAAGTCTCGCGCGCCAGCCAGGACCGCATTGCCGACGCCAACGCGCTGGCCACCGAGTCACTCGGCGCGGTTCGCACGGTGCAGGCGCACTCGCGCGAAGCATGGGAAGGCACGCGCTATGCCAAGGCGATGGACAGTGCCGTGGGCACTGCGCGCAAGCGCATCGGCGCGCAGGCCATCGTCACCGCCGTGGCCATCAGCCTGATCTTCGGCGCGGTGATCCTGGTGCTGTGGTCGGGCGCGCACGACGTCATCGGGGGCCGCCTGAGCGCCGGTGCGCTGGGTCAGTTCGTGATGTATGCGCTGATCGGTGGCGGCTCGGTGGGTGCACTGGCGGAGGTCTGGAACGAGCTGCAGAAGGCCGCCGGCGGCATGGGCCGCATCCACGAGCTGCTGCAAGAACATCCTGCCATCACCGCGCCCGCGCAGCCCGCGGCCTTGTCGATGCCGGTGCGCGGGGAGATCGTGTTCGACAACGTCAGCTTCCATTACCCGCAGCGTCCCGACGCTCCCGCGCTGGAAGGCTTCAGCCTGCACGTGCGGCCGGGTGAAACCGTGGCCCTGGTGGGCCCATCGGGCGCCGGCAAGAGCACCGTGTTTTCCATGCTGCTGCGCTTCCATGACCCGCAAACCGGCCACATCGCGCTGGACGGCATCGATATCCGCACGCTGGATCCCGCACGCCTGCGCGAGGCCATCGCGATGGTGCCGCAGGCGCCAAGCCTGTTCGCTGCCAGCGCCGCCGACAACATCCGCTACGGCCGCCTGAACGCCAGCGATGAAGACGTGCGCCGTGCGGCAGATTCGGCCGAAGCCAGCGAATTCCTGGATGCATTGCCGGACGGTTTCGCCAGCGAGCTGGGCGAGCGCGGCACCCGCCTGTCCGGCGGCCAGCAACAACGCATCGCCATCGCTCGCGCACTTCTCAAGGATGCGCCGGTACTGTTGCTGGACGAGGCCACCTCGGCATTGGACGCGCAAAGCGAACGCGCCATCCAGCAGGCGCTGGAAAACCTCATGATCGGCCGCACCACCCTGGTGGTCGCGCACCGCCTGGCCACCGTGCTCAAGGCCGACCGCATCGTGGTGATGGACCACGGCCGCATCATCGCCGAAGGCACGCATGCCGAACTGCTGGCGCAGGGCGGGCTTTACGCCGAATTGGCGAAGCTGCAGTTCCTGGACTGA
- a CDS encoding YdbL family protein, giving the protein MKYWMGMPVAGALLLSACVTINVYFPAAEAKEAAKEFVEKVINDADKVQIQPPPGNGGGMAMLGRRIELDLSGFDPWVLVGVGSAQAQSAPDISIKTPAIQAIQSRMESRFNGSLRAGFESGALGFTSDGLITVRDASSVELKDRVALNSAVADDNRDRKAVYREVAVANGHPEWEEQIRGVFAKQWIASARAGWWYQAGGAWKQK; this is encoded by the coding sequence ATGAAATATTGGATGGGAATGCCGGTCGCGGGGGCGCTGTTGCTCAGCGCATGCGTGACGATCAACGTCTATTTCCCGGCCGCCGAGGCCAAGGAAGCGGCCAAGGAGTTCGTGGAGAAGGTCATCAATGACGCCGACAAGGTGCAGATCCAGCCGCCGCCCGGCAACGGCGGCGGCATGGCGATGCTGGGCCGGCGCATCGAACTGGACCTGTCCGGCTTCGACCCGTGGGTGCTGGTGGGCGTGGGCAGCGCCCAGGCGCAGTCGGCGCCGGATATCAGCATCAAGACACCGGCGATCCAGGCCATCCAGTCGCGCATGGAGAGTCGCTTCAATGGCAGCCTGCGCGCCGGGTTCGAGAGTGGCGCGTTGGGCTTCACCAGCGACGGCCTGATCACCGTGCGCGATGCGTCCAGCGTCGAATTGAAGGACCGGGTGGCATTGAACTCGGCCGTGGCCGATGACAATCGCGATCGCAAGGCGGTGTATCGCGAGGTGGCGGTGGCCAACGGCCATCCGGAGTGGGAAGAGCAGATTCGCGGCGTCTTCGCCAAGCAATGGATCGCCAGCGCGCGCGCCGGGTGGTGGTATCAGGCAGGCGGCGCCTGGAAGCAGAAGTAA
- a CDS encoding EAL domain-containing protein — protein sequence MLRAGTRVRVGWQHSALGQGSDVTACGAPQDEPLRQAWIGPEGVALQVAASPAPEWPEAQCAGWLATARRLLEQAAQLEFAVARIDSLQRSELLRQALYEIADLAGSSLELPVLLRRVHSIVGELMYAENFYIVMFDDHRQTMRFLYFVDQLDPWINDPEQEMPIAEEGNTLTTHLLLSGETLRGPSSELRKQFGISQDDNNGPDSADWLGVPMSRDERVAGALVVQNYRQPNAYSEDDRILLAFVAQHVLTALERREARKQLESRVTERTAELQRANEELQSEVFERQRVQEIQRALFRIAELSLTSESLGHFYAEIHDTVSELLYARNFYIAMLSDDGSMLEFPYSVDERDLERQPRKPADGLTEYVLRTGKALLADQECIARLRAEGKVRTHGSMAYCWLGVPLLREDKVVGVIAVQSYATDVVFNSRDQDLLTFVAFHIGSSLARKQAQDRLVLAHSSLEQRVSERTRELAEANAELVEQIGERMRAERKLIHQTRHDALTGLPNRLQLLERLARAIAAAKDDPHTCFAVLFMDLDRFKLVNDSVGHAVGDELLIEAGRRIVDSVRGGDVVSRLGGDEFAIFAEGLDGPGMAEELGRRILASLSMPVWVAGRELFPSASIGIALWDSRYRSGEEMLRDADAAMYRAKSDGRDRCAMFDEQMHLEAMRSLDMEIDLRRAIQSERFVPYYQPIVRLESGEAVGHEALLRWRHEQLGLLVPGEFLDVGEDSGLIEQIDWLMFAKVIDDMARRVMPGYVAINVSPRHFRMQDFATRLLAMLDDAGVEPSRLRVEITEVALLDDAPRTLDILAQLRRHGVLAQLDDFGTGYSALSYLHRFPIASLKIDRSFVAGLDANGCTESVAVVRAIVALAVSLGIELIAEGVETRHQRERLAELGCEYAQGFLFSPPVPLPGG from the coding sequence ATGTTGCGAGCCGGCACAAGGGTGCGGGTGGGCTGGCAGCATTCGGCGCTGGGGCAGGGCAGCGATGTCACTGCCTGCGGGGCGCCGCAGGACGAACCGTTGCGGCAAGCGTGGATCGGGCCGGAAGGGGTTGCCTTGCAGGTGGCGGCGAGTCCCGCTCCTGAGTGGCCCGAGGCGCAATGCGCTGGCTGGCTGGCCACGGCACGGCGATTGCTGGAACAGGCCGCGCAGCTTGAATTTGCGGTGGCCCGGATCGATTCACTGCAGCGGTCCGAGCTGCTGCGGCAGGCGCTGTACGAAATCGCCGACCTTGCCGGCAGCAGCCTGGAACTTCCGGTGTTGCTGCGCCGGGTGCATTCGATCGTCGGCGAGCTGATGTATGCCGAGAATTTCTACATCGTGATGTTCGATGACCATCGGCAAACGATGCGCTTCCTGTATTTCGTCGATCAGCTGGACCCCTGGATCAACGACCCGGAACAGGAGATGCCGATCGCCGAGGAAGGCAACACGCTGACCACCCACTTGCTGTTGAGCGGCGAGACGCTGCGCGGGCCCTCGTCGGAATTGCGCAAGCAGTTCGGAATCAGCCAGGACGACAACAACGGGCCGGACAGCGCGGACTGGCTGGGCGTGCCGATGAGCCGCGACGAGCGCGTGGCGGGTGCGCTGGTGGTGCAGAACTACCGGCAGCCGAATGCCTATTCCGAAGACGACCGCATCCTGCTGGCGTTTGTCGCCCAGCATGTGTTGACCGCGTTGGAGCGCCGCGAGGCGCGCAAGCAGCTTGAATCGAGGGTGACCGAGCGCACGGCCGAGTTGCAGCGCGCCAACGAGGAACTGCAGTCCGAGGTGTTCGAACGGCAGCGCGTGCAGGAAATCCAGCGCGCCCTGTTCCGCATCGCCGAGCTGTCGTTGACCAGCGAAAGCCTGGGCCATTTCTACGCCGAGATCCACGACACCGTCAGCGAGCTGCTGTACGCGCGCAACTTCTACATCGCCATGTTGTCCGACGATGGCAGCATGCTCGAGTTCCCGTATTCGGTGGACGAACGCGACCTCGAGCGCCAGCCGCGGAAGCCGGCCGACGGGCTGACCGAATACGTGTTGCGAACCGGCAAGGCGCTGCTGGCCGACCAGGAGTGCATCGCCCGGTTGCGGGCCGAGGGCAAGGTGCGCACCCATGGCAGCATGGCGTACTGCTGGCTGGGCGTGCCGCTGCTGCGTGAAGACAAGGTGGTCGGCGTGATCGCGGTGCAGAGCTACGCGACCGACGTGGTATTCAACAGCCGCGATCAGGATCTGCTGACCTTCGTGGCCTTCCATATCGGCAGCAGCCTGGCGCGCAAACAAGCGCAGGACAGGCTGGTGCTGGCGCATTCCAGCCTGGAGCAGCGGGTCAGCGAGCGTACCCGCGAGCTGGCCGAGGCCAATGCCGAGCTGGTCGAGCAGATCGGCGAGCGCATGCGCGCCGAGCGCAAGCTGATCCACCAGACCCGGCACGATGCGCTGACCGGGCTGCCCAATCGGTTGCAACTGCTGGAGCGGCTGGCGCGCGCCATCGCCGCGGCGAAGGATGATCCGCACACCTGCTTTGCAGTGCTGTTCATGGACCTGGACCGCTTCAAGCTGGTCAATGACAGCGTGGGCCATGCGGTGGGCGATGAGTTGTTGATCGAGGCCGGCCGGCGCATCGTGGACAGCGTGCGCGGCGGTGACGTGGTATCGCGCCTGGGGGGCGATGAATTCGCGATTTTCGCTGAAGGGCTGGACGGGCCAGGCATGGCCGAAGAGCTTGGCAGGCGCATCCTGGCGTCGCTGTCGATGCCGGTCTGGGTGGCCGGCCGCGAGCTGTTCCCCAGCGCCAGTATCGGGATCGCGCTGTGGGATTCACGCTATCGCAGCGGCGAGGAAATGCTGCGCGATGCGGATGCCGCCATGTATCGCGCCAAGAGCGACGGGCGCGACCGCTGCGCGATGTTCGACGAGCAGATGCACCTCGAGGCCATGCGCAGCCTGGACATGGAAATCGATTTGCGCCGGGCGATCCAGTCCGAGCGCTTCGTTCCCTATTACCAGCCCATCGTGCGCCTGGAGTCCGGCGAGGCGGTGGGGCACGAGGCGCTGCTGCGCTGGCGACACGAGCAGCTTGGACTGCTGGTGCCGGGCGAGTTCCTGGACGTGGGCGAAGACAGCGGGTTGATCGAGCAGATCGACTGGCTGATGTTCGCGAAGGTCATCGACGACATGGCTCGCCGCGTGATGCCCGGCTATGTGGCGATCAACGTTTCGCCGCGTCATTTCCGCATGCAGGATTTCGCCACCCGGCTGCTGGCCATGCTGGACGACGCCGGCGTGGAGCCGTCGCGGCTGCGCGTGGAAATCACCGAGGTTGCGCTGCTGGATGATGCGCCACGCACGCTGGACATCTTGGCCCAACTGCGTCGCCATGGCGTGCTGGCGCAGTTGGATGATTTCGGGACCGGCTACTCGGCGTTGTCCTATCTGCACCGCTTCCCGATCGCCAGCCTGAAGATCGACCGCAGTTTCGTGGCGGGATTGGATGCCAATGGCTGCACCGAGAGCGTGGCGGTGGTGCGCGCAATCGTGGCGCTGGCGGTCAGCCTGGGAATCGAGCTGATCGCGGAAGGCGTGGAAACCCGCCACCAGCGCGAGCGCCTGGCCGAGCTGGGCTGCGAATACGCGCAGGGGTTCCTGTTCAGCCCGCCGGTGCCATTGCCAGGCGGCTGA